One stretch of bacterium DNA includes these proteins:
- the purS gene encoding phosphoribosylformylglycinamidine synthase subunit PurS, with product MKAKVYIRLKEGVLDVQGQVVLRALRNLGFDEVENVRIGKLIEMEINNPSEERIKEMCERMLANPVVEDYEIVIEDKR from the coding sequence ATGAAGGCTAAAGTTTACATACGCTTGAAAGAAGGAGTTTTAGATGTGCAAGGGCAAGTAGTCCTGCGGGCGCTTCGCAATCTCGGTTTTGACGAGGTTGAGAATGTTAGGATAGGTAAGTTGATAGAGATGGAAATAAACAATCCATCAGAGGAGAGGATAAAGGAGATGTGCGAGCGAATGCTTGCAAATCCCGTTGTGGAGGATTATGAAATAGTTATTGAGGATAAGAGATGA
- a CDS encoding 2-oxoglutarate oxidoreductase, with translation MKKVFARSKVLSDVDFTYCPGCTHGIAHRLIAEAIEELGILEKTIGICPVGCAVFAYEFFECDMIEAAHGRAPAVATGVKRALPDRIVFTYQGDGDLASIGMAEIVHAAARGENISVFFINNAVYGMTGGQMAPTTILGQRTTTSPYGRQPEREGYPIRVCELLSTLDGPAYITRVALTNPRYVLQAKKAVLKAFQTQIEGKGFSLVEMLSACPSILGLKPIDALKWVEENMIPIYPLGEFVVK, from the coding sequence ATGAAAAAGGTCTTCGCTCGCTCAAAGGTTCTCTCTGATGTTGATTTCACCTATTGTCCCGGCTGCACTCATGGAATTGCCCATCGCCTGATAGCGGAAGCCATTGAAGAGCTGGGCATCTTGGAGAAAACCATAGGGATTTGCCCCGTGGGCTGTGCTGTTTTCGCTTACGAGTTCTTTGAATGTGACATGATTGAAGCTGCTCACGGAAGGGCGCCAGCGGTTGCAACTGGTGTCAAGAGGGCTCTACCAGATAGAATCGTCTTCACCTATCAAGGCGATGGGGACCTCGCATCAATCGGGATGGCGGAAATAGTTCACGCTGCTGCGAGAGGGGAGAATATCAGCGTTTTCTTCATCAACAACGCCGTCTACGGGATGACCGGTGGGCAGATGGCACCCACCACCATCCTCGGTCAGAGGACGACCACCTCCCCCTATGGTAGGCAACCCGAAAGGGAAGGTTATCCCATAAGGGTATGTGAACTCCTCTCAACCCTGGATGGTCCCGCCTATATAACACGGGTAGCTCTCACGAATCCTCGCTATGTGCTTCAGGCTAAAAAAGCGGTTCTCAAAGCCTTTCAAACCCAAATAGAGGGAAAGGGCTTTTCCCTCGTGGAGATGCTCTCAGCTTGCCCTTCTATTCTCGGGCTCAAGCCAATTGACGCATTAAAGTGGGTGGAGGAAAATATGATTCCAATCTATCCGCTTGGCGAGTTCGTTGTAAAGTGA
- the purQ gene encoding phosphoribosylformylglycinamidine synthase I yields MKFATVVFPGTNCEMDCYYVVKEVLGEDVDYVWHTQSDLSDYHCIILPGGFSYGDYLRTGAIAKLSPIMEAVRKEAEKGKLVIGICNGFQILVEAGLLPGALLKNTNLRFLCKFVHLRVENNRTPFTHLYREGEVLRMPIAHFEGRFFAPPDVLKSIEDNKQVVLRYCDPEGNLSDEANPNGSMNFIAGIVNGKGNVLGLMPHPERCSEQILSSADGFRIFKSMAEWAKTNL; encoded by the coding sequence ATAAAGTTCGCAACAGTGGTCTTCCCCGGCACTAACTGTGAAATGGATTGCTATTACGTCGTTAAAGAAGTCCTAGGGGAGGATGTTGACTATGTTTGGCATACCCAAAGCGACCTCTCGGACTATCACTGCATAATCCTTCCCGGCGGTTTCTCCTATGGAGACTATCTTCGCACCGGCGCTATAGCGAAGCTATCTCCAATTATGGAAGCCGTGAGAAAGGAAGCTGAGAAAGGAAAGCTCGTTATAGGAATATGCAACGGGTTTCAAATCCTCGTTGAGGCAGGGCTTCTCCCCGGCGCTCTTCTCAAAAACACCAATCTGCGTTTCCTTTGCAAGTTCGTCCATCTCCGCGTTGAAAATAACCGAACCCCGTTCACACACCTCTATAGGGAGGGAGAAGTCCTTCGGATGCCGATAGCCCATTTTGAAGGAAGATTTTTCGCTCCCCCAGATGTTCTGAAATCCATTGAGGATAATAAGCAAGTCGTCTTACGCTATTGCGACCCAGAAGGAAACCTCTCCGATGAGGCGAATCCAAATGGCTCCATGAACTTCATAGCGGGAATCGTTAACGGGAAGGGAAACGTCCTCGGACTAATGCCTCACCCCGAGAGGTGCTCCGAGCAAATTCTTTCCTCTGCAGATGGATTCCGCATCTTCAAATCAATGGCTGAATGGGCTAAAACAAATCTTTGA
- a CDS encoding adenylosuccinate lyase, whose protein sequence is MIERYTLPPMDKIWSEEYKVSKWLQVETTILKAWAKQGKVPSSVVEEVEKAKVDLKRMKEIEEEVGHDVIAFVKAATENLSKDAKRFFHYGATSYDVVDTALSLLLRESADVIIEEIRSVIELLKQKALEHKFTPMMGRTHGMFAEPITLGFKFALWFCEMERNLKRMEEAKEIISYGKISGAVGIFGNSSPEIEEIALSELGLKPAPVSTQILQRDRHSQYLFALASIASSLEKFATEIRNLQRSNIEELQEPFGRGQRGSSAMPHKKNPIICERICSLARVIRAYLITSLENIPLWGERDLTNSASERIIFPQATTLTHYILVKFRGVLKGLVVNEGKMRENIGKTLGTWGSESLMLRLIDKGLTRDEAYELVQKLSFKAMEEGKELRDVSLSDDRVRNLLSPEEIERCFDLNEHLKWIDYIFRRAGIDEG, encoded by the coding sequence ATGATAGAGAGATACACCCTCCCCCCAATGGATAAAATCTGGAGCGAGGAATATAAGGTCTCCAAGTGGCTCCAGGTTGAAACAACGATTTTGAAGGCATGGGCTAAACAGGGAAAGGTTCCAAGCTCGGTGGTGGAGGAAGTAGAAAAGGCAAAGGTCGATTTGAAAAGGATGAAAGAAATTGAGGAGGAAGTTGGACACGATGTCATCGCCTTCGTTAAGGCAGCCACAGAGAACCTCTCAAAGGATGCGAAACGCTTCTTCCATTATGGGGCAACTTCCTATGATGTCGTTGATACAGCTCTATCCCTTTTGCTTAGGGAATCCGCAGATGTGATAATTGAAGAGATTCGTTCAGTCATTGAGCTTTTAAAGCAAAAAGCTTTGGAACACAAGTTCACGCCCATGATGGGAAGGACGCACGGAATGTTCGCCGAGCCAATAACCTTGGGTTTCAAATTCGCCCTCTGGTTCTGTGAGATGGAGAGAAATTTAAAGAGAATGGAGGAAGCGAAGGAAATCATCTCCTATGGGAAAATCTCCGGTGCTGTGGGTATTTTCGGCAATTCATCTCCCGAAATAGAAGAAATAGCCTTGAGTGAATTAGGGCTTAAACCCGCTCCCGTTTCCACCCAGATTCTTCAAAGGGATAGACATTCCCAATATCTTTTTGCCCTCGCTTCCATAGCTTCCTCCCTTGAGAAGTTCGCAACAGAGATAAGAAACCTTCAAAGAAGCAATATTGAGGAATTGCAGGAACCATTTGGAAGAGGACAAAGGGGTTCATCTGCTATGCCCCACAAGAAAAACCCCATCATATGCGAGAGGATTTGCAGTCTTGCCAGGGTGATAAGAGCCTATCTCATCACCAGCTTGGAAAATATACCCTTATGGGGAGAGAGGGATTTGACCAACTCCGCTTCCGAGAGGATAATCTTCCCTCAAGCAACAACCCTCACTCACTACATCCTCGTGAAATTCAGAGGCGTTCTGAAGGGACTCGTGGTGAATGAGGGAAAAATGAGAGAGAATATAGGGAAAACGCTCGGCACTTGGGGGTCGGAAAGCCTAATGTTGAGGCTCATTGATAAAGGGCTGACGAGGGATGAAGCGTATGAGCTCGTTCAAAAGCTCTCTTTCAAAGCTATGGAGGAAGGGAAAGAGCTTCGGGATGTCTCTTTGAGCGATGACAGAGTTAGAAATCTTCTTTCACCTGAGGAAATAGAGAGATGTTTTGACCTTAACGAGCATTTGAAATGGATAGATTATATATTTAGGAGGGCAGGAATAGATGAAGGCTAA
- the purL gene encoding phosphoribosylformylglycinamidine synthase subunit PurL: protein MRRKPIYKELGLTRYEYERIKKALGREPNIVELGMFSVLWSEHCGYKHSKKFLKLFPTSAPWVIQGPGENAGVVDIGDGLCVSMKMESHNHPSAVEPFQGAATGIGGIVRDILAMGTRPIALLDSLRFGSLTSPRVKYLFQGVVSGISFYGNCLPAEEKVVLKLKGNMECISLEELADRFIPKKEDFPQAAEIEDVQILSYDPKSLSVCWKKALKVFRRKATSFLEIITASGRKLLATHDHPLLTFKGGVRFINAGELEKGDTLLLFQDLSYPRPTKVVGVRDIKEERWVFDVEVEDTHIFITQGGFAVHNCIGVPTVAGEIYFEDSYEDNPLVNVMCVGLGRIEELQKGRAEGVGNIAVLVGSSTGRDGIAGAAFASVELGPESESKRPQVQIGDPFSEKLLIEAVLEAIKTGAVVGVQDMGAAGITSSTSETAARAGTGMELDLDRVPLRETGMTPFEIMLSESQERMLLIVKNNEEDKVRKVIEKWGLNYAPIGVVTDDGILRVKHKGEVVAEVPAKLLAEAPRYRPKPIKPSYIDELASFNPLDLPEPDDYNQVLLRLLSSPNIASKEWVYEQYDHMVLINTVIYPGGDAALLRVKGTNKGIAVKTDGNGRYVYLNPYKGGMIAVAESARNISATGAQPLAITDCLNFGSPEKGEVIWQFSETIKGMAKAASYLNIPIISGNVSFYNESPNRRVFPTPVVGMLGLIEDIEKRVQAGFRNEGDLVVLVGETFPELGGSEYLKEIFGKIAGEPPTVDLEREWRANKLCQEAAKLGLLSSAHDVAEGGLAVALAEACILGKIGATVEIPSFSLPPSHFLFSESQARFVLSLSPEKLPLLEGLADELGVPITIIGKVGGKRLHIERMSGDELISLSLKDIEEVYRSAINRFVAG, encoded by the coding sequence ATGAGAAGAAAACCTATCTATAAAGAGCTCGGACTCACAAGATACGAATACGAGAGAATCAAGAAGGCACTTGGACGGGAACCAAACATCGTTGAGTTGGGAATGTTCTCCGTTCTTTGGTCCGAGCATTGCGGATATAAACACTCAAAGAAATTCCTCAAACTTTTCCCTACTTCCGCTCCATGGGTAATTCAGGGACCTGGAGAGAACGCCGGGGTAGTTGATATAGGAGACGGCTTATGCGTATCAATGAAGATGGAGTCCCATAACCATCCCTCCGCTGTTGAACCTTTCCAAGGAGCAGCTACTGGCATAGGTGGAATAGTAAGGGATATTTTAGCCATGGGCACCCGTCCAATAGCTCTCCTTGATTCCCTCCGCTTCGGCTCCCTTACATCCCCAAGGGTTAAATATCTATTCCAAGGGGTTGTTTCGGGCATATCGTTCTATGGAAATTGCCTACCTGCAGAAGAGAAGGTCGTATTGAAGCTTAAGGGAAATATGGAATGTATATCGTTAGAGGAATTAGCGGATAGGTTCATCCCCAAAAAGGAGGATTTCCCCCAAGCCGCCGAGATTGAAGATGTGCAAATCCTCTCATATGACCCCAAGAGCCTATCCGTATGCTGGAAGAAAGCACTTAAAGTCTTCCGAAGAAAAGCTACTTCTTTCCTGGAAATTATCACCGCCTCTGGAAGAAAGCTCCTTGCCACCCACGACCATCCTCTCCTTACTTTCAAGGGTGGAGTTAGGTTTATCAATGCTGGGGAACTGGAAAAGGGAGATACCCTCCTTCTCTTCCAAGACCTTTCCTATCCCCGCCCCACGAAGGTCGTCGGGGTTAGAGATATAAAGGAAGAGAGATGGGTGTTTGATGTTGAGGTAGAGGATACGCATATATTCATAACTCAGGGAGGGTTCGCCGTTCATAACTGCATCGGCGTTCCCACCGTTGCGGGAGAGATTTATTTTGAGGATTCCTATGAAGACAATCCCCTCGTCAATGTGATGTGTGTCGGTTTGGGTAGGATTGAGGAACTCCAGAAGGGAAGGGCAGAGGGGGTGGGCAACATAGCCGTTTTGGTAGGTTCAAGCACGGGAAGAGATGGAATCGCTGGCGCAGCTTTCGCCTCCGTTGAGCTCGGACCGGAATCGGAAAGCAAAAGACCACAGGTTCAGATTGGCGACCCCTTCAGCGAAAAGTTGCTCATAGAAGCGGTTTTAGAGGCTATAAAGACCGGCGCTGTGGTAGGTGTTCAGGATATGGGAGCGGCAGGAATAACCTCCTCAACAAGCGAGACCGCCGCGCGGGCAGGAACGGGAATGGAGTTGGACTTGGACAGGGTTCCCCTTCGGGAAACTGGCATGACCCCCTTTGAGATAATGCTCTCCGAATCCCAGGAGAGGATGCTCCTAATCGTTAAGAATAACGAGGAAGATAAAGTCAGGAAAGTCATAGAGAAATGGGGATTGAATTACGCTCCCATAGGGGTTGTAACGGATGATGGAATTCTAAGGGTGAAACACAAAGGCGAGGTCGTAGCGGAGGTGCCGGCAAAGCTTTTGGCGGAAGCACCTCGCTATCGTCCAAAGCCGATTAAACCCTCTTATATAGATGAGCTCGCTTCCTTCAATCCCCTTGATTTGCCTGAACCCGATGACTACAATCAAGTTCTCCTTCGCCTTCTTTCTTCTCCAAACATCGCAAGCAAGGAATGGGTATATGAGCAATATGACCATATGGTTTTGATAAACACTGTAATTTACCCTGGAGGGGATGCCGCCCTCCTAAGAGTGAAGGGGACAAATAAGGGAATAGCCGTTAAGACCGATGGGAATGGCAGGTATGTCTATCTTAATCCCTACAAAGGAGGGATGATAGCGGTAGCGGAATCAGCTCGGAATATCTCTGCCACGGGTGCCCAACCACTCGCCATAACCGATTGCCTCAATTTCGGTTCGCCGGAAAAAGGAGAAGTAATTTGGCAGTTCAGCGAGACGATAAAAGGGATGGCGAAAGCAGCCTCATATTTGAATATTCCCATCATATCGGGAAATGTTTCCTTCTATAATGAAAGCCCGAATCGGAGGGTCTTCCCCACTCCTGTTGTGGGAATGCTTGGCTTGATTGAGGATATAGAAAAGAGAGTTCAAGCGGGTTTTCGTAACGAGGGCGACCTTGTCGTTCTCGTGGGCGAAACATTCCCCGAGTTAGGGGGTTCCGAATATCTAAAGGAGATTTTCGGTAAGATAGCGGGAGAACCTCCAACGGTTGATTTGGAGAGGGAATGGAGAGCAAACAAGCTATGCCAAGAGGCAGCGAAACTGGGACTCCTTTCCTCTGCCCACGATGTAGCGGAGGGAGGATTGGCTGTTGCCCTCGCGGAAGCTTGTATTTTGGGGAAAATCGGCGCCACAGTTGAAATACCTTCTTTCTCATTACCTCCCTCCCACTTCCTTTTCAGCGAAAGCCAAGCCCGTTTTGTCCTTTCCCTATCACCAGAAAAGCTCCCGCTTCTTGAGGGCTTGGCAGATGAGCTCGGGGTCCCAATAACCATCATCGGAAAGGTAGGCGGGAAGAGACTTCATATTGAAAGAATGTCAGGGGACGAATTGATAAGCCTATCTCTTAAAGACATAGAGGAGGTATACCGGTCCGCAATAAATAGGTTCGTTGCGGGATGA